In Malus sylvestris chromosome 15, drMalSylv7.2, whole genome shotgun sequence, a single genomic region encodes these proteins:
- the LOC126601952 gene encoding 3-oxoacyl-[acyl-carrier-protein] synthase II, chloroplastic-like, with amino-acid sequence MAASSVASPLCTWLVAACMSVTCDRDCSARPSMLSSSRRRPKCAGRRRLPSKCSSFSGDFQKGLISAFSGSSIQGLMSSCLAFEPCDEYYSSKGLSSLGCNGFSSLFGSNRRQRQFNGASYSGETMAVAVQPTEELTKQKKPLTRQRRVVVTGMSVVTPLGHDSDVFYNNLLEGVSGISEIEAFDCTQFPTRIGGEIKSFSTDGWVTPKFSRRMDKFMLYLLTAGKKALADAGITEEVLETLDKAKCGVLIGSAMGGMKVFNDAIEALRVSYKKMNPFCVPFATTNMGSAMLAMDLGWMGPNYSISTACATSNFCILNSANHIIRGEADLMLCGGSDSVMIPIGLGGFVACRALSQRNNDPTKASRPWDSNRDGFVMGEGAGVLLLEELEHAKKRGATIYAEFLGGSFTCDAYHMTEPHPDGAGVILCIEKALEQSGVSREDVNYINAHATSTPAGDLKEYNALIHCFGQNPELRVNSTKSMIGHLLGAAGAVEAVAAVQAIRTGWIHPNINLENPDEGVDTKLLVGPKKERLDVKVALSNSFGFGGHNSSVLFAPYQ; translated from the exons ATGGCTGCCTCCTCTGTTGCATCTCCGCTCTGCACGTGGCTGGTGGCCGCTTGCATGTCGGTCACGTGCGACAGGGACTGCTCTGCCAGGCCATCTATGCTCAGCTCCTCCCGGAGGCGGCCGAAATGCGCCGGAAGAAGGAGGCTGCCGTCCAAATGTAGTAGCTTTAGTGGCGATTTCCAGAAGGGCCTGATTTCTGCGTTCAGTGGATCCAGCATTCAGGGCCTCATGAGCTCCTGCTTGGCTTTCGAGCCCTGCGATGAGTACTACAGCTCAAAGGGTTTATCTTCTTTGGGATGCAATGGGTTTTCATCACTGTTTGGATCCAATCGAAGGCAGAGGCAATTTAATGGAGCCTCCTACTCTG GGGAAACCATGGCTGTAGCTGTGCAACCTACTGAAGAATTAACAAAACAGAAGAAACCTTTAACAAGACAGAGGCGAGTGGTTGTGACAGGAATGAGTGTGGTGACCCCACTCGGTCATGATTCTGATGTCTTCTACAATAATTTGCTTGAGGGAGTTAGTGGAATTAGTGAGATAGAAGCTTTTGATTGTACCCAGTTTCCAACG AGGATAGGTGGTGAGATAAAGTCTTTCTCAACGGACGGATGGGTAACACCAAAGTTTTCTAGAAGAATGGATAAGTTCATGCTTTATTTGCTTACTGCTGGAAAGAAAGCCTTGGCAGATGCTGGAATCACAGAAGAAGTCCTGGAAACATTAGATAAAGCAAAATGTGGGGTTTTGATTGGCTCAGCAATGGGTGGCATGAAG GTCTTCAATGATGCAATTGAAGCTTTACGGGTTTCCTATAAGAAGATGAACCCTTTCTGTGTACCTTTCGCAACTACAAATATGGGTTCTGCCATGCTGGCAATGGATCTG GGCTGGATGGGCCCAAACTATTCAATCTCTACTGCTTGTGCTACAAGCAACTTCTGTATTTTGAATTCAGCAAATCATATCATTAGAGGCGAAGCA GACCTTATGCTCTGTGGTGGTTCAGATTCAGTGATGATACCTATTG GATTGGGAGGCTTTGTGGCATGCAGAGCACTGTCACAAAGAAACAATGATCCGACTAAAGCATCACGCCCTTGGGATAGT AATCGTGATGGCTTTGTTATGGGGGAAGGAGCTGGCGTTTTGCTTCTAGAAGAGTTAGAACATGCTAAG AAAAGAGGTGCAACTATTTATGCAGAATTCCTTGGTGGAAGCTTCACATGTGATGCTTACCACATGACTGAGCCACACCCTGATG GGGCCGGGGTTATTCTCTGCATAGAAAAGGCTTTAGAGCAGTCTGGGGTGTCTAGGGAAGATGTTAATTACATTAATGCACATGCTACATCCACACCAGCCGGAGATCTCAAGGAGTATAATGCTCTCATTCATTGTTTTGGCCAGAACCCTGAG TTGAGAGTGAACTCTACAAAATCCATGATTGGTCACCTACTAGGAGCAGCTGGTGCTGTAGAAGCTGTTGCAGCAGTGCAG GCGATACGAACTGGGTGGATACATCCAAATATCAATCTGGAAAACCCAGATGAGGGCGTG GATACAAAACTACTAGTGGGTCCAAAGAAAGAGAGGCTGGACGTTAAGGTGGCATTGTCTAACTCATTTGGGTTCGGTGGCCACAACTCATCGGTCTTGTTTGCCCCATACCAGTAG
- the LOC126601953 gene encoding pectinesterase inhibitor 3-like has product MRFLLSLLPLLVLLFCSLYSASAAGKHHPASNIVRSSCRHATYPKICLRTLSNYAGPAKTPRDLAQAAVNVSLARSLRVSGFLAQLSASFKGTKLQLSAIGDCVDLMSTSVDELSETLAELHHLRKETFRFQMSNAQTWLSAALTDDETCLDGIQEANVKAKAVDVKRKIMNSARVTSNALYLINRLDKSSRWPRSGP; this is encoded by the coding sequence ATGCGTTTCctactctctcttctccctctcctcGTCCTCCTCTTCTGCTCGCTGTACTCCGCCTCCGCCGCAGGGAAACACCACCCAGCATCAAATATCGTCCGTTCATCATGTCGCCACGCCACTTACCCCAAAATCTGCCTCCGCACTCTATCCAACTACGCCGGCCCCGCCAAGACCCCCCGCGACCTCGCCCAGGCCGCTGTGAACGTTAGCCTCGCCCGCTCACTCCGCGTCTCCGGCTTCCTCGCCCAGCTCTCCGCCTCCTTCAAGGGGACGAAGCTGCAGCTCTCGGCGATCGGCGACTGCGTGGACCTGATGTCGACGTCGGTGGACGAGCTGAGCGAGACGCTCGCCGAGCTGCACCACCTCCGGAAGGAGACGTTTCGATTCCAGATGAGCAATGCCCAGACGTGGCTGAGCGCCGCCCTCACGGATGACGAGACGTGTCTCGATGGGATTCAGGAGGCGAATGTGAAGGCCAAGGCCGTGGATGTGAAGCGGAAGATTATGAATTCGGCTAGGGTTACGAGCAACGCGCTGTACCTGATCAATCGCCTCGACAAGAGCAGCAGATGGCCCAGATCTGGACCTTGA
- the LOC126601951 gene encoding uncharacterized protein LOC126601951, translating into MEGIEVDDVHSLPLSDDDDICASIFTRFSSSTREDHHHLCAAVGAMAQELKDKNLPSTPVAYLGFTCSSLDGLASQPDPPGHVIDALLTILSIVFQKVSVGILVKKSEFLSELLVRVLRSPSLTAGAAFSGLKCISHLLIVRGRVNWSDVSQLYGFLLSFVTDSRPKVRRQSHLCLRDVLQSFQGTPLLAPASEGITNLFERFLLLAGGSKADVSEGPQGAQEVLYVLDALKECLFLMSIKYKTDVLKYYKTLLELRQSLVTKRITDSLNILCLNPSTDVSLEVLLDLLCSLALSVSTNETSVDGMTFTARLLGTGMAKVYSLNRQICVVKLPLVFIALKDVLASEHEEAIHAAADTFKGLIRACIDESLVKQGVDQIVMNAKNDARKSGPTIIEKVCATIESLLGYHYAGVWDLAFQVVSAMFDKLGVYSSYFMRGAMKSLEEMEKLPDEDFPFRKQLHECFGSALVAMGPETFLGLLPLNLEAEDLSQVNVWLFPILKQYTIGARLSFFTESILGMVGMIKEKSKKLESQGRIVSSRSSDALVHALWSLLPSFCNYASDTAESFKDLEQALCSALQDEPEIRGIICLSLQILVQQNKKIVEVNDLSDSELGSARHRAMANYTPEVTEGNMSVLKSSARKLLPVLSGVFLNTTKDDAGCLQSTIGEFASISDKEVVSRYFRSTLVKLLKVTEEARKAESSRDSNTMRAQLFDMAVSLLPGLDAKEVDVLFSAIKTALQDNEGLIQKKAYKVLSIILRDCDWFLSLKRKELSDIMIEVLPSCHFSAKRHRLDCLYLLVVHVSKSDTEQMQHDIISSFLTEIILALKEANKKTRNRAYDILVQIGHACGDEETGGKRENLLQFFNMVAGGLAGETPHMISAAMKGLARLAYEFSDLVSSASNLLPSTFLLLQRKNKEIIKANLGLLKVLVAKSQAEGLQLHLKSMVEGLLKWQDATKSHFKAKVKLLLEMLVKKCGLDAVKAVMPQEHMKLLTNIRKLKERKERKLGSKSEEARSQVSKATTSRLSRWNHTKIFSDFGDEENEDSDADYMDAKTESGRRGKVSTQLKSKASSLRRTNNKKLLDQLEDEPLDLLDRQRTRSALRSSESLKRKMESDDGPEIDPDGRLIIRDEAESYKEKPSEPDYDARSEADSHLSANSKKTQKRRKTSESGWAATGKEYASKKAGGDLKRKDKLEPYAYWPLDRKMMSRRPEHRAAARKGISSVVKMTKKLEGQSASAILSAKGSKFKGRVQKKGGGKKKTR; encoded by the exons ATGGAAGGCATCGAAGTGGACGACGTCCACTCCCTCCCTCTAAGCGACGATGACGACATCTGCGCCTCAATCTTCACGCGCTTCAGCAGCTCCACGCGCGAAGACCACCACCACCTCTGTGCCGCCGTCGGCGCCATGGCCCAGGAGCTCAAAGACAAGAACCTCCCTTCGACTCCCGTCGCATACCTCGGCTTCACGTGCTCGTCCCTCGACGGCCTCGCCTCCCAGCCAGACCCACCCGGTCACGTGATCGACGCCCTCCTCACGATTCTCTCCATTGTCTTTCAGAAAGTATCGGTGGGGATTCTCGTGAAGAAGAGCGAGTTCTTATCGGAGCTCTTGGTCCGTGTTCTTCGGTCGCCGTCGTTGACGGCGGGTGCCGCCTTCTCGGGATTGAAATGTATATCGCATTTGCTCATTGTCAGAGGCCGCGTCAACTGGTCTGATGTCTCTCAATTGTATGGATTCCTATTGAGTTTCGTTACGGATTCTCGCCCGAAG GTGAGAAGACAATCACATTTGTGCCTTCGCGATGTGCTGCAAAGTTTTCAAGGAACACCGCTCCTTGCCCCCGCAAGTGAAGGGATAACTAACTTATTTGAAAGATTTCTTCTGCTTGCCGGTGGGTCAAAGGCAGATGTGAGTGAAGGACCCCAGGGAGCCCAAGAGGTCTTGTATGTTTTGGATGCTCTGAAAGAGTGTCTGTTTCTTATGTCAATCAAGTACAAAACCGATGTCCTCAAGTACTACAAAACTCTTCTGGAACTGCGCCAATCACTTGTTACAAAGCGTATAACAGACAGTTTGAATATACTTTGTCTCAATCCATCGACAGATGTTTCTCTTGAAGTATTGCTCGATCTATTATGCTCATTAGCTCTTTCTGTCTCTACGAATGAGACATCTGTGGATGGCATGACATTTACAGCTCGCTTGCTTGGTACTGGAATGGCGAAAGTTTATTCCCTTAACAGGCAAATATGTGTAGTTAAACTCCCTCTTGTATTCATTGCACTCAAAG ATGTGTTGGCATCTGAGCATGAAGAGGCTATACATGCAGCAGCGGACACATTTAAGGGTCTCATTCGTGCTTGCATTGATGAAAGCTTGGTCAAACAGGGAGTTGACCAGATTGTAATGAATGCAAAAAATGATGCAAGGAAGTCTGGGCCAACTATAATTGAAAAAGTGTGTGCTACTATTGAAAGCTTACTTGGTTATCACTACGCAGGTGTCTGGGACCTTGCATTTCAAGTTGTCTCAGCAATGTTTGATAAACTTG GGGTATACTCTTCTTATTTCATGAGGGGTGCAATGAAGAGCTTGGAGGAAATGGAGAAGTTACCTGATGAAGATTTCCCTTTCAGGAAACAG TTGCATGAATGCTTTGGATCGGCTCTTGTTGCAATGGGACCTGAAACATTTTTAGGTCTTCTACCTCTTAATTTGGAGGCTGAAGACCTAAGTCAGGTGAATGTTTGGCTCTTTCCGATACTGAAGCAGTATACAATTGGTGCACGTTTGAGCTTCTTTACGGAGTCAATTTTGGGTATGGTTGGAATGATAAAGGAGAAATCTAAAAAG CTGGAGTCACAAGGACGTATTGTTTCATCAAGGAGTTCAGATGCACTTGTACACGCTTTGTGGTCACTGTTACCTTCCTTTTGCAACTATGCTTCTGATACTGCTGAAAGTTTCAAGGATCTTGAGCAAGCCTTATGCAGTGCCCTTCAGGATGAACCTGAGATTCGTGGGATAATATGCTTGAGCTTGCAGATTCTTGttcaacaaaataagaaaattgtGGAAGTGAATGATCTGTCTGATAGTGAATTAGGTAGCGCCAGACATAGAGCTATGGCCAATTATACCCCTGAAGTTACAGAAGGTAACATGAGCGTACTCAAGTCATCTGCACGCAAGTTACTACCTGTTCTATCAGGTGTTTTCTTGAATACCACAAAAGATGATGCAGGCTGTTTGCAG TCCACAATTGGTGAGTTTGCTTCAATATCAGATAAAGAAGTTGTCTCAAGATATTTTAGAAGTacattggtgaagcttttgaaggtTACTGAAGAGGCTAGGAAAGCAGAAAGCTCTAGAGATTCTAATACCATGCG GGCACAACTATTTGACATGGCAGTCTCACTTTTACCTGGTTTGGATGCTAAAGAGGTTGATGTTTTATTTAGTGCAATAAAGACTGCATTGCAG GATAATGAAGGATTGATACAAAAGAAGGCATACAAAGTTCTTTCAATCATTCTCAGG GACTGTGATTGGTTTCTTTCATTGAAGCGCAAGGAATTGTCAGATATTATGATTGAAGTACTTCCTTCATGCCATTTTTCAGCTAAACGGCACAGACTTGACTGCTTGTACCTCCTAGTAGTCCATGTTTCAAAG AGCGACACTGAGCAGATGCAGCATGACATCATAAGTTCTTTCCTGACAGAAATAATTCTTGCACTTAAAGAG GCtaacaagaaaacaagaaatagaGCTTATGACATCCTTGTCCAAATTGGCCATGCTTGTGGAGACGAGGAGACTGGCGGGAAGAGAGAAAACCTGCTGCAATTTTTTAACATG GTAGCTGGGGGGCTAGCTGGTGAAACTCCTCATATGATCAGTGCTGCAATGAAGGGCTTAGCTCGGTTGGCTTATGAATTTTCTGACCTTGTTTCAAGTGCTAGCAATTTGCTCCCATCCACATTTCTCCTCCTTCAGAGAAAGAACAAAGAAATAATTAAA GCTAATTTGGGTTTGTTGAAAGTATTAGTAGCCAAATCACAAGCTGAGGGGTTGCAGTTGCACTTGAAAAGCATGGTGGAAGGCTTGCTCAAGTGGCAAGATGCTACTAAAAGCCACTTCAAAGCCAAG gttAAGCTGCTTCTAGAAATGCTCGTCAAGAAATGTGGGCTTGATGCTGTTAAGGCTGTGATGCCTCAAGAGCATATGAAACTACTTACGAACATACGGAAG CTTAAGGAACGAAAAGAGAGAAAGCTGGGTTCTAAATCTGAGGAAGCTAGATCTCAAGTGTCCAAAGCAACTACATCCAG GCTAAGCAGGTGGAACCATACAAAAATCTTTTCTGATTTTGGTGATGAAGAAAATGAGGACAGCGATGCAGATTATATGGATGCCAAAACAGAGTCGGGCAGACGTGGCAAGGTGTCCACACAGCTCAAATCCAAAGCATCTTCATTACG AAGAACAAATAATAAGAAGTTGCTTGATCAGCTAGAGGATGAGCCACTTGATCTGCTTGATCGGCAAAGAACTAGGTCTGCACTCAGGTCATCTGAGAGTTTAAAGCGAAAGATGGAGTCGGATGATGGGCCAGAGATAGACCCTGATGGGCGCCTAATAATTCGCGACGAAGCAGAATCGTACAAGGAAAAGCCATCTGAACCTGATTATGATGCAAGAAGCGAAGCGGATAGTCACTTGTCTGCAAACTcaaagaaaacacaaaaacgCAGGAAGACATCAGAGTCCGGGTGGGCTGCCACCGGCAAAGAGTACGCCAGCAAGAAGGCTGGTGGGGATTTGAAGAGGAAGGACAAGCTTGAACCATATGCATATTGGCCACTTGATCGGAAGATGATGAGCCGTAGACCAGAGCATAGGGCGGCCGCGAGAAAAGGTATATCGAGTGTGGTGAAAATGACGAAGAAGCTCGAAGGGCAGAGTGCCTCGGCCATCCTCTCCGCTAAAGGCTCGAAGTTTAAAGGGCGGGTTCAGAAGAAAGGAGGCGGCAAGAAGAAAACAAGGTGA